TCCTCAATTTCAGTCATTCTTTTTACAAGAGATCCGTAAAATTGCCGGAAATCCACTTGAAGACCCAAGCAAAAAAATATTTTTCATTATCACTCATTCACCGTATTTCATCGACCTCAAGTCTATTGATGACTTAAAAAATATTTTAGTTTGTCATTTGAACAAAGTTCCGACATATGTTAATGAACTTGATGCTGATGACCAATTTATTTTAAAGAAATTTTTACCAAGATTTAATACACACCACAAACAATTTTTCTTTTCACCCAGTCCAGTTTTTGTTGAGGGGTACACTGACCAACAAATCATATCAATATTATTTGAGAAAATAGGAATAAATATTGGTGCTTCAGGCTCTTGTATCATTGATGTTGGAGGTAAAGACGAACTTGCTGTTTTTTACAAGCTTTGTAAGTCACTAAAAATTAATTGCAGAATAATTGCTGACTTAGACGCAGTCTTTAGAGGCAGATTGAGGAGAGTTGTTTGTGAAGATGAGCGTTCGCAAAACTATGTTCAGCAACAAGGAATTGGAACAAATCTTTCAAATGAGATTGGAGATATTGAAATACAACTAAGTTCAATAGCTACTAGAATACTTACGCAAGAAACAACAATACCGCACCTCGTTGAATTAAAAACAAAACTAAGTTCATTAACTCCAGAAGAGGAACATACAAAGAGAGTTTCAATGTTGCTTGCCATTTCGAAATACGCAGTAGACATAAGAACTCTCTTAGATGCCCCGAACATTGCAGTTCTTAATTTAATAATAGGACGAAATAATCAACTTTTCAATGCCTTCAAAGCTTGTAATACATTCATCTTCCCTAAAGGTGAAATAGAGCATTATTACACACGATCTACAATTGATTATTTAAATATCACAAATAAGGACACTTGGTTTCACACAGAAAGAGACTATTTGCTTCAAGCAAGCTCAACAGATATAGAAGCAAATTATGAAAATCTTGTTGCTATTTTGAAGGTGGCTGTTCCAATTATTGAAATTGAAATCAAGAAACACATAAAGTTTGAGATATTTGAATGGATTCATAAGGTTCAGACTAGTATTGCTAAGAAGGAGGTAAACAACGCTGACGATCTTACTAGAAATGCCAAAGTTAATTACACTTTGTACAACCAAATTTTAGATTTACAATCGTTGACAATTAATGAAGACCGAACATTTACTTGTCAGATAGCGATTAAAGCAACATTAACAGGAACTCCAATAGAAGTAAATTTCAACCAAACGACAAATGCTCACAACTTCGACATATAGAAAAACTGGGCATAACAGCGGTTTTGCGTTATGGGGGCAACGTGCTTCGAAGAAACATTTGTGCAAGGTTCAACATTCGTTCTTCGGTTGAGCTTTAGTACTAAAAATCCCCCACAACGCAAAGCCGCCAACCGTTGGGCTTAATTATAAAATAGCATGGAAACACTACCAAAGTATACTGATTTAATCATTTCTCTTATATTCGTTTGTGTAGGAATAGGGATGTGCATTTACAACGTACTGATAATAATAAAATCGAAGAAAACACGAAATTGGATACAAACGAATGGTTTGATTACTAAATCAGAATTAGGAATTAGTGATAACATTGGTCCCAATGAAAAGTATTATAGAGCAAATATTGAATATGAATTTAAGGCTTTTGGTAACTTGATGAAATCAAATCAAGTTTATATTGGCGACAAGTTATATTCAAGCAGCAAATGGAGAAGTGAAGATATTATTGATAAGTTCAAATTAGGTGATAAGGTAGATGTTTACTATAACCCTAATAGCTTAAATGAAAGTATACTTATCAAAGGTACATACGTTAGCTCATACATATTTACAACTCTTGG
This region of Alistipes sp. ZOR0009 genomic DNA includes:
- a CDS encoding DUF3592 domain-containing protein, which produces METLPKYTDLIISLIFVCVGIGMCIYNVLIIIKSKKTRNWIQTNGLITKSELGISDNIGPNEKYYRANIEYEFKAFGNLMKSNQVYIGDKLYSSSKWRSEDIIDKFKLGDKVDVYYNPNSLNESILIKGTYVSSYIFTTLGVVTIFLGVMVYQNFSEIINFFQR
- a CDS encoding ATP-dependent nuclease; protein product: MITKNVDITIPLLWGDEHFIKNEWGFINYLVGANGTGKSLLAEQIKSKFNGGGYLPRYLNAERLVGLEKQDVGRYGGGVLHRGFDITYLEDYKSRAENSGLSSSAIVILKQRLDIRIKIEALLSDIFGKTIRLVEEGGYLKPKMQNIKAGDEYNLAESECHGLKELITLLTFLYDPAKNVIIFDEPELHLHPQFQSFFLQEIRKIAGNPLEDPSKKIFFIITHSPYFIDLKSIDDLKNILVCHLNKVPTYVNELDADDQFILKKFLPRFNTHHKQFFFSPSPVFVEGYTDQQIISILFEKIGINIGASGSCIIDVGGKDELAVFYKLCKSLKINCRIIADLDAVFRGRLRRVVCEDERSQNYVQQQGIGTNLSNEIGDIEIQLSSIATRILTQETTIPHLVELKTKLSSLTPEEEHTKRVSMLLAISKYAVDIRTLLDAPNIAVLNLIIGRNNQLFNAFKACNTFIFPKGEIEHYYTRSTIDYLNITNKDTWFHTERDYLLQASSTDIEANYENLVAILKVAVPIIEIEIKKHIKFEIFEWIHKVQTSIAKKEVNNADDLTRNAKVNYTLYNQILDLQSLTINEDRTFTCQIAIKATLTGTPIEVNFNQTTNAHNFDI